A region of Dictyostelium discoideum AX4 chromosome 1 chromosome, whole genome shotgun sequence DNA encodes the following proteins:
- a CDS encoding hypothetical protein (Similar to Dictyostelium discoideum (Slime mold). hypothetical 97.7 kDa protein), which translates to MGKLNNKNNNNNNNCNLFFKIWRNIIIRNEIILHLRLYNKHYNKLFSFKLKDFINYKYKSYLNIIKLSIENNETLVKGMIPNNIKAIKFFEEFNQPIEIGVLPSTIKYIEFGNSFNQSLIGNWLPLNIEYLKFGKEFNQSINQDINLPNKLKSLILPNKLIEKLNENFDFNFSISSSSSFSIERRFEFLYRSELNKLKLKSNLIIPKSITTLKFDRLFNQIIKPNVIPNNVLSITFDFCFNSLIEINSLPIKLEFIEFGENFNQSFNFNELINLKTIIFGKNFNISFNDNDCKFPPNLTSLTFKENFNQPIPSGYFLNLPLKSLKFGENFQQYIDNKTLPKTLTFLDLCESGNFKNLNSLNKLEILKFGLKNNNNNNHIFPNNNKIKISLNFNNNNNNIENLIPNYFKIKILSFNDKFNCLIKKGNLFNHNIKEISFGNKFNEIVEMDSLPKNLKTLSFGLNFNQILNENELPLNLKNLSFGYHFNKPIKINVIPITLTNLSFDYYFNQPIEKDVLPINLTSLSFGASFNQSIEKDVLPCNLTSLSFGYSFNQPVEKDVLPYNLINLKFGSKFNQPIENDVLPYSLKSLSFGCDFNQPIEKGVLPYDLINLSFGSKFNQFIEIDILPKTLTSLYFGSMFNQKIEINILPNNITSLSFSNINYNLHFPIGSLPSSLKILTINSMQFDQDLSLSFNDYFTISFETFYIKKQSNLSKILNSNFFSKFVQFYF; encoded by the coding sequence atgggaaaacttaataataaaaataataataataataataactgtaatttattttttaaaatttggagaaatattataattagaaatgaaataataCTTCATTTaagattatataataaacattataataaattattttcattcaaattaaaagattttataaattataaatataaaagttatttaaatattattaaattatcaattgaaaataatgaaaccTTAGTAAAAGGTATGataccaaataatattaaagcaattaaattttttgaagaatttaatcaaccaattgaaattggaGTTTTACCATCaactattaaatatattgaatTTGGAAATTCATTTAATCAATCACTTATTGGTAATTGGTTaccattaaatattgaatatttaaaatttggtaaagaatttaatcaatcaatcaatcaagaTATTAACttaccaaataaattaaaatcattaatattaccaaataaattaattgaaaaattgaatgaaaattttgattttaatttttcaatttcatcatcatcgtcattttcaattgaaagaagatttgaatttttatatagatcagaattaaataaattaaaattaaaatcaaatttaatcataccaaaatcaataacaactttaaaatttgatagattatttaatcaaattattaaaccAAATGTAATTCCaaataatgttttatcaattacatttgatttttgttttaatagtttaattgaaataaattcattaccaattaaattggagtttattgaatttggtgaaaattttaatcaatcatttaattttaatgaattaataaatttaaaaacaattatatttggtaaaaattttaatatatcatttaatgataatgattgtaAATTTCCACCAAATTTAACATCTTTaacatttaaagaaaattttaatcaacCAATACCAAGTGgttactttttaaatttaccattaaaatctttaaaatttggtgaaaattttcaacaatatattgataataaaactttaCCAAAAACATTAacatttttagatttatgtGAAtctggtaattttaaaaatttaaattcattaaataaattagaaattttaaaatttggtttaaaaaataataataataataatcatatatttccaaataataataaaattaaaatttcattaaattttaataataataataataatattgaaaatttaataccaaattattttaaaattaaaattttatcatttaatgataaatttaattgtttaattaaaaaaggtaatttatttaatcataatattaaagaaatatcatttggtaataaatttaatgaaattgttgaaatggattcattaccaaaaaatttaaaaacattatcatttggtttaaattttaatcaaattttaaatgaaaatgaattaccattaaatttaaaaaatttatcatttggatatcattttaataaaccaattaaaataaatgttatACCAATTACTTTaacaaatttatcatttgattattattttaatcaaccaattgaaaaagatgttttacCTATAAATTTAACAAGTTTATCATTTGGAGCTTCatttaatcaatcaattgaaaaagatgttttacCATGCAATTTAACAAGTTTATCATTTGGTTATTCATTTAATCAACCAGTTGAAAAAGATGTACTAccatataatttaattaatttaaaatttgggtcaaaatttaatcaaccaattgaaaatgatgtaTTACCATATAGtttaaaaagtttatcaTTTGGTTGCGACTTTAATCAACCAATTGAAAAAGGTGTATTACcatatgatttaattaatttatcatttggtagtaaatttaatcaatttattgaaattgatattttacCAAAAACATTAACATCTTTATACTTTGGTAGTAtgtttaatcaaaaaattgaaattaatatacTTCCAAATAATATAACATCACTATCATTtagtaatataaattataatttacatTTTCCAATTGGTTCATTACCATcctctttaaaaattttaacaattaattcaatgCAATTTGATCAAGAtctttcattatcatttaatgattattttacaatttcatttgaaaccttttatattaaaaaacaatcaaatctttcaaaaattttaaattcaaacttttttagtaaatttgttcaattttatttttaa